The Collibacillus ludicampi region TATAATTAATATTTTTATTTTTTACTCAAAAAAGTACGATATCATTCCTGCAGCTAATAACTACTATTTTTCACCTCATGCAACTCTTCCATTTCAACAGTCATTTTTTTAGTAATCAAGCTGACTACGGACATGATGATTACGTTGAGCATTAACGCGATGAACCCACCGTTTATGTCTTTGAACCATTGGGGGGCATTCGGCAATAACGTACCCATCGTTACATTGGCTATTGAAAGATATAAAGCGACCAACTCCCCCGTGATGATTCCCGCAAGCGCCCCATATTTATTGACAAAATTATTTTTCTTCAAACTGAAAAACAAAGCGGGGGCTAGTTGGATAATTAATCCGTAAGAAATGATGTTCAGCATCGCAAGGGCTTCTCCCCCCGTTATGGTTAAATAAAGGGCAATGGCAGAGAGGACGATAATTAAAAATTTTGAGACAATTGACAGTTGCTTTTCTGTGGCAGATGGAACAACTAATCTATATAAATTTTGTGTTAATCCTGCCGATCCGGACATTAGCATAACAGAAGTGGGTACCAAAGCAGTCAATACCCCTGCTCCTCCGATCAGTCCGATCACCCACGGACTAAACGTTTGCATAGAGAGTTTTAGCAGCGCAAGATCTCCACTTGCCCCTTTCAGGCCAGGTATCTTGACGAAAGCGGAAAAGCCAATAAAAAATATAAAGAGCAAGAGCAACGTATATAACGGTAGAGTGATCGCATTTTTTCGAATGGTCTTTTCGGATTTGGCAGTTAAAATGACCATAAAAGAATGCGGAAAGAGGTAAAATCCGATGGTGTTTAAAAGTACAGTTGAGATAAACCATGAATAACTAAGGCCTTTATCCGGTAGTGTTAAAAGATCTGGTTTAACGGTTTGCACGGCCTTAAATACCGAATGAACCCCGCCAAAGTAATGGACAGGTATATAAATACCGATAAAAACAACAACCGCTAAAATCATAAAGTCTTTAATCACTGCTGTCCAAGCCGATCCGTGAATACCCGATACCATGACATAAATGGCAACAACGATGGCACCCAGACAGCTGGCTGCAACCGGAGAAATTGCTCCATACGATGCTTCCGAAACAATAATCCCTAAGCCTTTTAATTGAATAACGATATAGGGAACTAACGCAATGCTTCCCACAACGGCAACCAATAAGCCGAGGGGGCGGCTATTGTACTTCTTGGCAAAAAAGTCCGGGTGGGAAATAATATCATTTTCTTTAGAATATTTCCAAATTTTCGGCGCGTACAAATAGGATAAGACATAAGCTAAAAAGATATAGGTTGGAACATAATAAGCAGCCGCCCCTTTTGAATAGGCCCATCCGCTTCCCCCGAGAAACGTAAACGTTGTGTAAACCTCTCCGGCTATGAGTAGAAAGGCAAATAAGGTTCCAAAACCTCGTCCGCCTACGGTCCATTGCTCCAAATTCATTTGTTTTCCTTTTCTTGCACGTATCCCTAAATATAAAGCCAGAGCTAAGAAGATAAATATAATTGTTAAGGATACTCTCATTCCACATCACTCCCCTTATTATCAGGATCCAATCTGTAAACAATCATTAAAATAACAGAAGATAACACCATCCAGAATACAATCCAAAAAAGAAGAAAAGGCAGTCCCAATACATAAGGTTCAACCCTATTTACAGCCGGCAAGAAAAGTAATACCCCTATAAAAGGCAACAAAAGTAAAAGTTTAATATTTTTCATTCCATACTCTCCCCGTGATTCAAATTAGGATAAATTTAAAAAACTTTGCCCAACATCAAATCTATGGCGGAACACAATATTCTTGTGTTGGGCAAACTTACGAGGTATGATCGGACTACGGCCTCAGAAAATTCAGGGCTGCCAACGCATAGATCTCTGCCGTTTCCACTAACTCGGCGATATCGACATATTCATCGACATGGTGTGGAACGTTGCGATTACCAGCTCCGGTTGTAATGATAGGGACACCTGCCATGTGAAGAAACGTTCCATCCGTAGCCCCGGGAACCCCAT contains the following coding sequences:
- a CDS encoding sodium:solute symporter family protein, with product MRVSLTIIFIFLALALYLGIRARKGKQMNLEQWTVGGRGFGTLFAFLLIAGEVYTTFTFLGGSGWAYSKGAAAYYVPTYIFLAYVLSYLYAPKIWKYSKENDIISHPDFFAKKYNSRPLGLLVAVVGSIALVPYIVIQLKGLGIIVSEASYGAISPVAASCLGAIVVAIYVMVSGIHGSAWTAVIKDFMILAVVVFIGIYIPVHYFGGVHSVFKAVQTVKPDLLTLPDKGLSYSWFISTVLLNTIGFYLFPHSFMVILTAKSEKTIRKNAITLPLYTLLLLFIFFIGFSAFVKIPGLKGASGDLALLKLSMQTFSPWVIGLIGGAGVLTALVPTSVMLMSGSAGLTQNLYRLVVPSATEKQLSIVSKFLIIVLSAIALYLTITGGEALAMLNIISYGLIIQLAPALFFSLKKNNFVNKYGALAGIITGELVALYLSIANVTMGTLLPNAPQWFKDINGGFIALMLNVIIMSVVSLITKKMTVEMEELHEVKNSSY
- a CDS encoding DUF3311 domain-containing protein, which codes for MKNIKLLLLLPFIGVLLFLPAVNRVEPYVLGLPFLLFWIVFWMVLSSVILMIVYRLDPDNKGSDVE